The following proteins are encoded in a genomic region of Gimesia algae:
- a CDS encoding beta strand repeat-containing protein: MKIAFRLIAGVIVLAISAMSGTLLAEEEVEFSTIIADGSETTDTLDGISSVVPGNGMGTLFRAGHQAGKTVGLDESISHIEAMPYLFTHTKNPDDAGMMFGNFRLWRTNRGNLGGGAGLGYRFYNYDSDRIFGASLYYDRDDSTNKVFQQLALNVETMGRYWDANGNFYLPIGNRQQQLNLEFNEGSQRFSDFNVLYDQTRTIGTAMRGFDAEVGVPIWGQLAQNFQARAYAGTYGFQASGSEDVWGWRGRLQANPLPNVLTELSITSDDTFNTNVFFNVTWTFAGRPEWNEMEKSTQMYRMAERVRKNYNVVIEQKKVVDIGLVAINPATGLPWTISHVDSYAGVGGTGSVLDPYQTIPDAQAGPDRDIIFTHAGSVYNNAAPITMTAGDRILGEGQGVEHYFNIQGFGPKLLPNSPLYGSPLRPDSLVRPTFNDTVGDGVILASDSEFSGFILNDPSARGVVGIGVSETTVNYVDVNNAVDEGIYLNSTSGSLAFDTTNVTNAAGDAFVVDGGDPLLRFQGGSITNTEAGRAVLIQNTTGGSINMTESSITDTDSQGILINNLGGGAVLDNVTITKTDGTYVPTTANDGIYVTGGTADAVITFRNTAQAATVIDGAVGPSIFIEDYAGVYQMQDISILNRDGAGILVENLTGNMAVVGNTTITDGASAATDHGIDINNTSGNISFGGSLGITGSSGQGISFDNGGNTGTFSVSGTTTISGTANEAFIVLNDSPLIRMGTTVLSNNSLANSVLLLDNAGQGGTVGTVSFGNTTANGTFAMDAPVVDILNSTAAISFSSLNVNADSAIYTGIANPAVGVYVHDNPGNVAFGVLNITAFDNLALIANNNLGTISSTSGNIVVTDAAAIDIEDSNISLNLTSVTASNTSGPPLTAGGAAGDAEFYLNSAGIRLVRTPGLFGITGDGNTIDSGGTILDAQHGVWMEDIGRVNIDGLEIQIPLTSGIEWHETTVVDGPEVNLTRVRVEDSLGYGIRVVNGRTFQMSQSELLDNGTANTEHSFEYTANIELDDTNNDAFSIILQDNTITDDSSDAIVIQSGGLLDDSLLSYVMERNTVTNSTSNTSNLNVNWEGPMSLFINDANNFVGTGATNNIGIEIDATSTDLADLMTLTVTNNNSFTFAGTVSRGMEVSTEGPSNILIAGNNAQGFLMGGSDSYGIRFLDLAANSNVQIDSNLINMTGLSARGIFFDLIDATSSSVIIDNNQIGLFDGDFFIDTAVGFNAMTNGPLTLGTGVNNIVNITSVGNNNSFLLFNPGGGTFDGQISLNGFLLP, translated from the coding sequence ATGAAAATTGCATTTCGCCTGATTGCCGGCGTAATCGTTCTGGCGATATCCGCCATGTCAGGAACGTTATTAGCCGAGGAAGAAGTCGAGTTTTCGACGATCATCGCCGACGGATCAGAAACAACGGATACGCTGGATGGCATTTCTTCGGTCGTGCCGGGTAACGGAATGGGAACACTCTTTCGGGCAGGCCATCAGGCAGGTAAAACCGTTGGTCTGGACGAATCCATCTCTCACATTGAAGCCATGCCTTATCTGTTTACTCATACAAAAAACCCGGATGATGCCGGGATGATGTTTGGGAACTTTCGCTTGTGGCGAACGAATCGCGGTAACCTTGGTGGTGGCGCGGGTCTGGGCTATCGTTTCTACAATTATGATTCTGACCGGATCTTTGGTGCCAGTCTTTACTATGACCGGGACGATTCGACAAATAAAGTTTTCCAGCAGCTGGCATTGAATGTGGAAACCATGGGGCGTTACTGGGATGCAAACGGTAACTTTTATCTGCCCATTGGCAATCGTCAGCAGCAGTTGAACCTGGAGTTTAATGAGGGCAGTCAGAGATTCTCTGATTTTAATGTGCTGTATGATCAAACGCGAACCATCGGAACCGCGATGCGTGGTTTTGATGCGGAAGTCGGGGTTCCCATCTGGGGGCAGCTGGCTCAAAATTTCCAAGCACGTGCTTATGCAGGTACTTATGGATTCCAGGCGTCCGGCAGTGAGGATGTCTGGGGTTGGCGCGGTCGGCTGCAGGCAAATCCATTACCCAATGTTCTGACAGAACTCAGTATTACCAGCGATGATACATTTAATACCAACGTCTTTTTTAATGTTACCTGGACCTTTGCCGGTCGTCCTGAGTGGAACGAGATGGAAAAATCCACCCAGATGTATCGCATGGCTGAACGGGTTCGCAAAAACTACAATGTTGTGATCGAACAGAAAAAAGTCGTTGATATCGGACTGGTTGCAATCAACCCGGCAACCGGCCTGCCCTGGACGATTTCGCATGTGGATTCCTACGCAGGTGTAGGAGGAACCGGTTCTGTACTGGACCCTTATCAGACAATCCCGGATGCACAGGCTGGACCTGACAGAGACATTATCTTTACTCATGCTGGCAGCGTATATAATAATGCTGCACCAATCACTATGACCGCCGGTGACCGAATCCTCGGTGAAGGTCAAGGGGTGGAACACTACTTCAATATTCAGGGATTCGGACCAAAACTATTACCGAATTCTCCGCTCTATGGGAGTCCTCTCAGGCCTGACAGTCTCGTCAGACCTACCTTTAACGATACCGTGGGCGATGGTGTCATCCTGGCATCCGACAGTGAGTTTTCCGGTTTCATCCTGAATGATCCCAGTGCTCGCGGTGTGGTCGGTATTGGAGTTTCAGAAACGACTGTGAATTATGTTGATGTCAACAACGCTGTTGACGAGGGGATCTACCTGAATAGTACCTCAGGCAGCCTGGCCTTTGATACCACAAATGTTACCAACGCCGCAGGAGATGCTTTTGTCGTCGATGGCGGTGATCCACTGCTCCGCTTCCAGGGAGGTTCCATCACGAACACAGAAGCAGGGCGAGCCGTGCTGATTCAGAATACTACCGGTGGGTCGATTAATATGACGGAATCCTCAATCACTGATACGGACAGTCAGGGGATTCTGATCAATAATCTCGGCGGTGGTGCTGTGTTAGATAACGTGACGATTACGAAAACAGATGGGACATATGTTCCTACGACGGCAAATGACGGAATCTACGTGACTGGTGGAACAGCGGATGCAGTGATTACCTTCAGGAATACTGCCCAGGCCGCGACAGTGATTGACGGGGCCGTCGGTCCCAGCATCTTTATCGAAGATTACGCGGGTGTGTACCAAATGCAGGATATCAGTATCCTGAACCGAGATGGAGCCGGTATCCTGGTGGAAAATCTGACAGGGAATATGGCGGTGGTTGGCAATACAACGATCACCGATGGTGCTTCAGCGGCCACAGATCATGGTATTGATATCAATAATACTTCCGGGAATATCTCGTTCGGCGGAAGTCTGGGAATCACGGGAAGTTCCGGCCAGGGGATCTCGTTCGATAATGGCGGTAACACGGGTACCTTCAGTGTATCTGGTACGACGACGATTTCTGGAACAGCAAATGAAGCCTTTATTGTACTCAACGACAGTCCCCTGATCCGCATGGGCACGACAGTACTTTCGAACAACAGCTTAGCCAATTCTGTTCTATTGCTCGATAATGCAGGCCAGGGGGGAACTGTCGGCACTGTATCCTTCGGCAATACAACTGCCAACGGAACCTTTGCTATGGATGCACCGGTTGTCGACATTCTTAATTCGACCGCAGCGATCAGCTTTTCCTCGCTGAATGTGAATGCGGACAGTGCAATCTATACTGGCATCGCTAATCCAGCTGTGGGTGTCTATGTGCATGATAACCCGGGGAATGTGGCTTTTGGTGTTTTAAACATTACGGCGTTCGACAACCTGGCTTTGATTGCCAATAATAACTTGGGAACAATCAGTTCCACCAGCGGAAATATTGTCGTTACGGATGCTGCCGCGATTGATATTGAAGACTCTAATATTTCTCTGAATCTGACATCGGTGACTGCTAGTAATACCTCGGGGCCTCCCCTGACCGCCGGAGGTGCAGCCGGTGATGCCGAGTTTTATCTGAACAGTGCCGGTATCCGCCTCGTGCGAACTCCCGGGTTGTTCGGGATTACCGGGGATGGAAATACGATTGATTCCGGTGGAACGATTCTTGATGCCCAGCATGGTGTCTGGATGGAAGATATCGGGCGTGTGAATATCGATGGTCTGGAAATACAGATTCCGCTGACATCGGGTATCGAATGGCATGAAACAACTGTTGTAGACGGCCCCGAGGTAAACCTGACACGCGTACGTGTTGAAGACTCACTCGGCTACGGTATCCGAGTTGTCAACGGACGTACATTCCAGATGTCCCAATCCGAACTCCTGGATAACGGTACCGCTAACACCGAACATTCGTTTGAATACACGGCGAATATCGAACTTGATGATACGAACAACGATGCCTTCAGTATCATCCTGCAAGACAACACGATTACGGATGACAGTTCGGATGCGATTGTCATTCAGTCAGGCGGTCTGCTCGATGATTCCCTGTTAAGCTACGTCATGGAACGGAATACGGTTACGAACAGTACTTCTAATACGTCGAACCTGAATGTCAACTGGGAAGGTCCAATGAGCCTGTTTATCAATGACGCCAACAATTTTGTGGGAACTGGAGCCACCAATAATATTGGTATCGAAATTGACGCGACAAGCACTGATCTTGCAGACCTGATGACGCTGACCGTAACAAATAATAACTCCTTTACCTTCGCAGGTACCGTCAGTAGAGGTATGGAAGTTTCGACTGAAGGTCCCTCAAATATCCTGATCGCCGGGAACAACGCCCAGGGGTTTCTCATGGGCGGCTCGGATTCCTACGGGATACGTTTTCTTGATCTGGCTGCAAACTCCAATGTGCAAATTGATTCCAACCTGATCAATATGACCGGGCTGAGTGCTCGTGGAATCTTCTTTGATCTGATCGATGCCACCTCATCTTCAGTGATCATTGATAACAACCAGATTGGACTTTTCGATGGCGATTTCTTCATCGATACGGCTGTAGGCTTCAATGCGATGACAAACGGTCCTCTGACATTGGGAACCGGTGTTAATAATATCGTGAATATCACTTCTGTCGGGAATAATAACAGCTTCCTGTTATTCAATCCTGGTGGCGGTACCTTTGATGGCCAGATTAGCCTGAATGGCTTCCTGCTCCCATAG
- a CDS encoding prenyltransferase/squalene oxidase repeat-containing protein: MNHQPYLLKLALRLAEGLEKRPKASLQKHRQFILSQQQPDGGFSGREGESDLYYTGFAVRSLGILGGVKPDECEKISDYLRQFQIEKLSTIDLLSWLYCALIIQASGGEDLLQTAPENWNSEISSSLERLRTADGGYAKSEQGALGSTYHSFLVVLIYQLIGLDLPEQNNLIQFLYDRQRDDGGFVEISPMKRSGTNPTAAAVATLIILNSMDDELKSDVQDFLKQVKSSEGGFQANTRIPFADGLSTFTGLLTAQDLELQSLIDLDQVQKFMTEWLEFPTGGFRGASWDEQADVEYTFYGLGVLALLGH, translated from the coding sequence ATGAATCACCAGCCCTATTTACTGAAATTAGCACTTCGCCTGGCGGAAGGTCTGGAGAAGAGGCCCAAGGCATCTCTGCAGAAACACCGCCAGTTTATTTTATCGCAACAACAGCCTGATGGCGGTTTTTCCGGCAGAGAGGGAGAGTCAGACCTCTATTATACAGGCTTTGCGGTGCGTAGCCTGGGAATATTAGGCGGAGTGAAACCTGACGAATGTGAGAAGATCAGCGATTATCTCAGGCAGTTTCAAATTGAAAAACTGTCTACCATTGACCTGTTAAGCTGGCTCTACTGCGCATTAATTATTCAGGCTTCAGGTGGAGAGGACCTGCTGCAAACTGCTCCTGAAAACTGGAATTCAGAAATATCCAGTTCGCTGGAACGGCTCCGAACCGCAGATGGAGGTTATGCGAAATCGGAACAGGGAGCACTGGGAAGTACTTACCATAGCTTTCTTGTTGTGCTGATTTATCAGCTGATCGGCCTGGATCTCCCTGAACAGAACAATTTGATTCAATTCCTCTATGATAGACAGCGTGACGATGGCGGTTTTGTCGAAATTTCTCCGATGAAGCGGAGTGGCACAAACCCCACAGCAGCGGCAGTAGCGACATTGATTATTCTGAACAGCATGGATGACGAACTCAAAAGTGATGTCCAGGACTTCCTGAAACAGGTCAAAAGTTCCGAAGGGGGTTTTCAGGCCAATACCCGGATCCCTTTTGCAGATGGTTTATCTACATTTACAGGCTTGTTGACAGCACAGGACCTGGAACTGCAGTCATTGATCGACCTGGATCAGGTACAGAAATTCATGACCGAATGGCTGGAATTTCCCACAGGTGGATTTCGGGGAGCCAGCTGGGATGAGCAGGCAGACGTAGAATACACGTTTTATGGACTGGGTGTTCTGGCTCTGCTGGGGCACTGA
- a CDS encoding zinc ribbon domain-containing protein yields MSTTAASLKALHHLYLRLHDVNQKLEQGPKRIKLKEQFALVQDDKLKAVQDQVIQLKKQVHQKNLDLQTNEAKILSLKGKLNTASSNKEFDIIKSQIEADQMANSVLEDEILELMDKIDATETEVQEWVKKKDTAHADAQKMEKDFEAMRDSLDEEIKECNAAISEAEQIIPESIKVQFERLVRSHGAGALAYVAGKFCSACNVMIEPQLRVELNSGRLVFCKSCGRLLYIEETSE; encoded by the coding sequence ATGTCGACGACTGCTGCCAGTTTGAAAGCTTTACATCATTTGTATCTGAGACTGCATGATGTGAATCAGAAATTAGAACAGGGGCCCAAGCGAATTAAACTGAAGGAACAGTTCGCATTGGTGCAGGATGACAAGCTCAAAGCGGTGCAGGATCAGGTCATCCAGCTGAAGAAGCAGGTCCACCAGAAGAATCTGGATTTGCAGACCAATGAAGCAAAAATCCTGAGCCTCAAAGGAAAACTGAATACAGCTTCATCCAACAAAGAATTTGACATTATCAAAAGTCAGATTGAGGCTGACCAGATGGCCAACAGTGTGTTGGAAGATGAGATTCTGGAACTGATGGATAAGATAGACGCCACTGAAACGGAAGTTCAGGAGTGGGTCAAGAAAAAAGACACAGCGCACGCCGATGCGCAAAAAATGGAAAAAGATTTTGAGGCGATGCGCGATTCTCTTGATGAAGAGATCAAAGAGTGTAATGCGGCGATCTCGGAAGCAGAACAGATCATTCCTGAAAGCATCAAAGTCCAGTTTGAACGACTGGTACGATCGCATGGAGCCGGTGCCCTGGCTTATGTTGCTGGCAAATTCTGCTCAGCCTGTAATGTCATGATTGAGCCGCAGTTACGCGTTGAATTGAACTCGGGGCGACTGGTTTTCTGTAAGTCTTGTGGACGTCTGCTGTATATCGAAGAGACTTCCGAATAA
- the rpoD gene encoding RNA polymerase sigma factor RpoD, whose amino-acid sequence MHRLDARLNELIENGKKQGYLTYDQVSAYLPDEALNPEKLDNLLLTIEEIELDIIPDQIITILQPEKPKGRSRSTDDLSRRIDDPVRMYLTQMGEIPLLTRDEEIRLAKKIEITRRRFRRELLSSDYAMRQAIEILDKVHKSELPFDRTIKVSVTEGLEKNQILGRMPHNLKTLEYLSHKNASDFQQFVNPELSKSERTKAYASLQKRRRKMATLIEELSLRTQRLQIGMKRLEQISHRMTELEDQIRDMGDLRIKNSKDDRANLERELQDLVAMTMETPETLRERIKAVKQRYLDYETAMRELSGGNLRLVVSIAKKYRNRGLSFLDLIQEGNTGLMRAVDKYEYRRGYKFSTYATWWIRQAITRAIADQARTIRIPVHMIETMSKLRKVSKQLLQENGREPTMEETAEVAGISLEETRRVLKISRHPISLDRPVGESEDSYFGDFIEDSDSDSPVNTASQEMLKDKIDHVLKTLTYREREIIKLRFGLGDGYTYTLEEVGRIFKVTRERVRQIEAKAVRKLQHPVRSKQLQGFIEGLVPEWGQAETEEETADATASASI is encoded by the coding sequence GTGCACCGACTCGACGCCCGATTGAATGAACTAATTGAAAACGGCAAAAAGCAGGGTTACCTGACCTACGATCAGGTGAGTGCCTACCTGCCTGATGAAGCGCTGAATCCCGAGAAGCTGGATAATCTCCTGCTGACGATCGAGGAGATAGAGTTAGACATCATTCCGGATCAGATTATTACGATCTTACAGCCGGAAAAGCCCAAAGGACGCTCCCGGTCTACAGATGATCTTTCCCGTCGGATTGATGATCCCGTGCGGATGTATCTGACGCAGATGGGGGAAATTCCCCTGCTGACACGAGATGAAGAAATTCGTCTGGCGAAGAAAATTGAAATCACCCGCCGTCGCTTTCGTCGTGAATTATTGAGCAGCGACTATGCGATGCGTCAGGCCATTGAGATCCTGGATAAAGTTCATAAATCAGAACTGCCTTTCGACAGGACGATCAAAGTTTCCGTGACAGAAGGGCTGGAAAAGAATCAGATTCTGGGGCGGATGCCTCACAATCTCAAGACACTCGAATATCTGAGTCATAAAAACGCAAGTGATTTTCAGCAGTTCGTGAATCCGGAACTGAGCAAGAGCGAACGAACGAAAGCTTATGCTTCCCTACAGAAACGTCGTCGCAAGATGGCCACTCTGATTGAAGAATTAAGCCTGCGGACACAACGCCTGCAGATTGGTATGAAACGCCTGGAGCAGATTTCCCATCGGATGACGGAACTGGAAGATCAGATTCGCGATATGGGTGATCTGCGAATCAAAAACTCCAAAGATGACCGAGCCAACCTGGAGCGCGAACTGCAGGATCTGGTGGCAATGACCATGGAAACTCCCGAAACTCTGCGGGAACGTATCAAAGCAGTCAAGCAGCGTTATCTGGATTACGAGACTGCAATGCGTGAACTTTCCGGCGGTAACCTGCGACTGGTCGTTTCGATTGCCAAGAAATATCGTAATCGGGGCTTAAGCTTTCTGGATCTGATTCAGGAGGGAAATACCGGTCTGATGCGTGCTGTTGATAAGTATGAGTATCGGCGTGGTTATAAGTTCTCGACCTACGCAACCTGGTGGATTCGTCAGGCGATTACGCGTGCGATTGCCGATCAGGCTCGTACGATCCGAATTCCAGTGCATATGATCGAGACCATGTCGAAATTGCGAAAGGTCAGTAAACAGCTCCTGCAGGAAAACGGCAGAGAACCTACGATGGAAGAAACAGCTGAAGTCGCTGGAATCAGCCTGGAAGAAACGCGACGTGTGCTTAAGATTTCGCGACATCCCATCAGTCTGGATCGACCTGTGGGAGAAAGCGAAGACAGTTACTTCGGTGATTTCATTGAAGATTCTGATTCCGACAGCCCGGTGAATACAGCCAGCCAGGAAATGCTCAAGGACAAAATTGATCATGTCCTTAAGACACTGACCTATCGTGAACGTGAAATCATTAAACTTCGATTCGGTCTGGGGGATGGTTACACTTATACTCTGGAAGAAGTCGGTCGGATTTTTAAAGTGACCCGTGAGCGTGTGCGTCAGATCGAAGCCAAAGCGGTCAGAAAATTACAGCATCCTGTTCGCAGCAAACAGTTGCAGGGCTTCATAGAAGGTCTTGTTCCTGAATGGGGACAGGCCGAGACCGAAGAAGAGACGGCGGATGCCACTGCATCAGCCAGTATTTGA
- the dnaG gene encoding DNA primase yields MSPGFDQNFKELVRQRTNLVELVSESVQLIPSGRDFKCLCPFHSDHNPSLVVYPDRETWRCWVCNTGGDCFGWVEKYDDVGFFEALKILAERAHLEMPQFSQQSNNAPRSNIVEKTSLFDVMKWAEQQFHDCLVNTREGEMARRYLMEDRGYTEETIQQFQLGFHPNDWQWLVNRSRGHYPESLLAEARLIFKKEGQSRYSDYFVNRVMFPVRDERKRVVAFGGRILPGSGAEGIAKYFNSPESIIFTKSKLLFGLDESRQTIRETETVVVVEGYTDCITAHQFGVTNAVATLGTALTETHVSYLKRLARKVVLVFDGDNAGQQAAERSLAKFIAQEVDLRILTLPAGKDPADFLEEQGAEQLKQLIAQAPEAWNFKLNVCVQKFGLESIDGQHRILEEMLELLASSPNLTGKIREDIILRKLADRLGLNESVVRKRLSEVKQKKSTSLNTNLSSNESDSTPRTTDTSGYHQEADNSTKDNQLESELLEIIFVYPECVSRILQHISPENLKNPQLRSLFQLSIDLTEEGVLPDLNRILDRITDPDLKQLVVKIDAHAREKAVHDKLLNDPTPLEGIPHFLKHSIKNIQWREEREHHEKTKGLLFQNAQNKSLNSDAKDLLRKASEFHQKRNIKKIH; encoded by the coding sequence GTGTCACCAGGATTTGATCAAAATTTCAAAGAACTGGTCCGCCAGAGAACGAACCTGGTCGAGTTGGTATCCGAGTCAGTCCAGCTGATTCCCAGCGGCCGTGATTTCAAGTGTCTCTGCCCTTTTCACAGTGATCACAATCCTTCACTGGTCGTGTACCCGGATCGAGAAACCTGGCGCTGCTGGGTCTGTAATACCGGGGGAGACTGTTTTGGATGGGTCGAGAAATACGACGACGTCGGCTTTTTTGAAGCATTGAAGATCCTGGCCGAGCGTGCTCATCTGGAAATGCCTCAGTTTTCTCAGCAGTCAAATAATGCCCCTCGATCTAATATTGTTGAGAAGACCTCATTATTCGATGTGATGAAATGGGCGGAACAGCAGTTTCATGACTGCCTGGTGAATACCCGTGAAGGAGAAATGGCCCGTCGATATCTGATGGAAGACCGGGGCTATACAGAAGAAACAATACAGCAGTTCCAACTCGGCTTTCATCCGAATGACTGGCAATGGCTGGTGAATCGGTCCCGGGGGCACTATCCGGAGAGCCTGCTGGCGGAAGCCAGGCTGATCTTTAAGAAGGAAGGTCAGTCCCGCTATTCCGATTATTTCGTCAATCGGGTCATGTTTCCGGTTCGCGACGAGCGGAAACGCGTTGTTGCGTTTGGGGGACGAATCCTGCCGGGCTCGGGGGCAGAGGGAATTGCCAAATACTTCAACAGTCCTGAAAGCATTATTTTTACTAAAAGTAAGCTGTTGTTTGGCTTGGATGAATCTCGCCAGACCATTCGAGAAACGGAAACGGTCGTTGTGGTCGAAGGGTACACTGATTGCATCACCGCACACCAGTTTGGCGTGACGAATGCGGTGGCCACGTTAGGAACCGCATTGACGGAAACTCATGTTTCCTATCTCAAACGATTGGCGCGAAAAGTCGTATTAGTCTTTGACGGGGATAATGCAGGCCAACAGGCCGCGGAGCGATCTTTAGCAAAATTTATCGCTCAGGAAGTTGATTTACGAATTTTAACACTGCCTGCAGGTAAAGATCCTGCCGATTTTTTAGAAGAACAGGGAGCAGAGCAGTTGAAGCAGTTGATCGCGCAGGCTCCTGAAGCCTGGAATTTTAAATTGAATGTTTGTGTCCAGAAATTTGGACTGGAGTCAATTGACGGTCAACACCGAATTTTAGAGGAGATGCTGGAGTTACTGGCGTCAAGCCCTAACCTAACCGGCAAAATTCGTGAAGACATCATATTAAGAAAGTTGGCAGATAGACTGGGTTTAAACGAATCAGTTGTCCGAAAACGACTGAGTGAAGTCAAACAAAAAAAAAGCACGAGTCTTAATACGAATCTCTCCTCCAACGAATCCGACTCGACTCCGAGAACGACCGACACTTCCGGATATCACCAGGAAGCAGACAATTCAACGAAAGATAATCAACTTGAGAGCGAACTTCTTGAAATTATTTTTGTGTATCCCGAGTGTGTCTCCCGGATCCTGCAGCATATCTCCCCCGAAAACTTGAAAAACCCCCAGTTACGTTCCCTGTTTCAGTTAAGTATCGATTTGACTGAAGAGGGGGTTCTACCGGATCTCAATCGCATCCTGGATCGAATTACTGATCCAGATCTCAAGCAGCTGGTTGTCAAAATTGACGCCCATGCCCGAGAAAAAGCAGTTCACGACAAGCTGTTGAATGATCCGACTCCGCTTGAGGGAATTCCGCATTTTTTGAAGCATTCCATCAAGAATATCCAATGGCGGGAAGAACGGGAACACCACGAAAAAACCAAAGGGCTGCTGTTCCAGAATGCCCAGAATAAGAGTTTGAATTCTGATGCGAAAGATCTGTTAAGAAAAGCATCAGAATTTCATCAAAAACGAAACATTAAAAAAATTCACTAG
- a CDS encoding DUF58 domain-containing protein, with protein MPNAEQYLKPEVIQTVARLDLRAKFIVEGFLSGLHASPYHGFSVEFSEHRRYSQGDDPRDIDWQVYAKTDRFYIKKYQAETNLTGYLILDLSESMAYTYRQQLSKFDYGICLAASLAYMMIHQQDPVGLITFGDRIKNFLPARSKRGQLGNILAMLANSHPSGTTEIGQNIQQIASMVKHRSLLMIFSDLLTDQKSVLDNLQRLRYAGHDVILFHILDEAEVYFPFEGMVDLKEPEGGDSLVLDAEGMKADYLEAVNELRQTYQEKLRAMGVDYVPLDTSMPFDKALIEYLSQRKARF; from the coding sequence ATGCCAAATGCGGAACAATACCTCAAACCGGAAGTCATTCAGACGGTGGCGCGGCTGGATCTGAGAGCCAAATTCATCGTCGAAGGATTTCTGAGTGGCCTGCATGCCAGCCCGTATCATGGTTTCAGCGTCGAATTCAGCGAACATCGTCGCTATTCACAGGGAGATGACCCACGTGATATTGACTGGCAGGTCTATGCCAAAACGGATCGGTTCTACATCAAGAAATATCAGGCCGAAACCAATCTGACCGGATATCTGATTCTCGACCTTTCTGAGAGCATGGCTTATACCTATCGCCAGCAGCTTTCCAAGTTTGATTATGGGATCTGCCTGGCAGCCTCGCTGGCTTATATGATGATCCATCAACAGGATCCGGTCGGCCTGATCACATTTGGAGACCGGATTAAAAATTTTCTGCCCGCCCGCAGTAAACGGGGCCAGCTGGGTAATATTCTGGCAATGCTGGCCAATTCACACCCGAGCGGAACTACCGAAATCGGACAGAATATTCAGCAGATTGCTTCCATGGTCAAACACCGCAGCCTGTTGATGATTTTTTCAGACCTGCTCACTGATCAGAAAAGTGTTCTCGACAATCTGCAGAGATTGAGATATGCAGGTCATGATGTCATCCTGTTTCATATTCTGGATGAAGCAGAAGTCTATTTTCCCTTTGAAGGCATGGTCGACCTGAAAGAGCCTGAAGGAGGCGACTCTCTGGTTCTCGACGCGGAAGGTATGAAAGCCGACTATCTGGAAGCCGTGAATGAACTCCGACAGACCTATCAGGAAAAACTGCGCGCCATGGGCGTTGATTATGTCCCCCTCGATACCAGCATGCCCTTCGACAAAGCTCTGATCGAATATCTCTCCCAGCGCAAAGCCCGTTTCTGA
- a CDS encoding ABC transporter ATP-binding protein, producing MDNESVIQISNLTKIYRDFWGRKKVRALNSLSLEVKKGEIFGLLGPNGSGKTTTLKLLLGLLFPSEGEIKVLGQPASNVEKNERIGYLPEESYLYRFLNAEETLDFYGRLFKMSAKERRERSAELIEKVGLGHAKRRQLKEYSKGMTRRIGLAQALINNPDLVMLDEPTSGLDPLGTDDMKRMIVELKEQGKTVLMCSHLLADVQDVCDRIAILYGGELKVMGRVDDLLKEQEETQILTSKLSDEAIKEIEQVVAKHHGTVDTIDHPTATLESLFLKTVQESKDRPGQRFVPETEEKKTAE from the coding sequence ATGGACAATGAGTCAGTCATTCAGATTAGCAATCTGACAAAGATCTACCGTGATTTCTGGGGCCGCAAAAAAGTTCGTGCACTCAATTCATTAAGCCTGGAAGTTAAAAAGGGAGAGATCTTTGGTCTTTTGGGCCCGAATGGCTCTGGTAAAACCACCACATTGAAACTACTCCTGGGCCTGCTTTTCCCTTCGGAAGGGGAAATTAAAGTCCTCGGCCAGCCTGCTTCCAATGTGGAAAAGAACGAACGCATTGGATACCTGCCTGAAGAATCCTATCTGTACCGCTTCCTGAATGCGGAAGAAACTCTCGATTTCTATGGACGTCTCTTCAAGATGTCGGCCAAGGAACGCCGCGAGAGATCAGCTGAACTGATTGAAAAAGTCGGCCTGGGTCACGCCAAGCGACGCCAGTTGAAAGAATACTCCAAGGGGATGACCCGGCGTATTGGTCTGGCTCAGGCGTTGATCAACAATCCCGACCTGGTCATGCTGGACGAACCAACCAGTGGTCTCGACCCGCTGGGAACAGACGATATGAAGCGCATGATTGTGGAGCTCAAGGAACAGGGGAAAACCGTTCTGATGTGCAGCCACCTGCTGGCAGATGTTCAAGACGTCTGTGACCGCATTGCGATTCTGTACGGCGGCGAACTCAAGGTGATGGGACGCGTGGATGACCTCCTTAAAGAACAGGAAGAAACACAAATCCTGACATCGAAACTGAGCGATGAAGCCATCAAAGAAATTGAACAGGTCGTCGCCAAACACCATGGAACGGTTGATACGATTGACCATCCTACGGCGACGCTGGAATCTCTGTTCCTGAAAACGGTACAGGAAAGTAAAGACCGGCCCGGTCAACGTTTCGTTCCCGAAACGGAAGAGAAAAAAACAGCCGAGTAA